In Solanum lycopersicum chromosome 5, SLM_r2.1, the following are encoded in one genomic region:
- the LOC101263816 gene encoding receptor-like protein EIX1, translated as MSFKSMLTDPSNRLSSWKGEDCCIWKGIKCSSEGRVVVINLRNVNPEEVTINSNKEVVSSSNNISDFSLKGTISPLLFTLDDLQYLDLSFNNFMYSKLPVEISNLTKLTYLNLSNAMFQDSITTQFSNLTSLRYLDLSCADSVLDFSSITIRLTLPPKLDFDSLLSFMSYGYLSSPNLRWLEGLRRLRYLVLTGVDLSKASESFHWAKPISGLSNLMSLQLSSCNISGRVPIEQLLNLTSLSTLDMRSNVLTSTIPDMISNLTTLSVVNFRGNNLDGHIPYLPQLERLSISSNPAMTIDLVSMFSAPWPKLTLLDISFTRVVGPIPPSLSNSTLLSYFRADGCSIQGSIPSSITKLQKLSILMLNNNDITGQLPVSMSSLVSLQYLSLFQNRLQGYIPNSICQIPSLEYLNLQWNDLTGRLPSCILQLPKLSLLYVQMNNLNGNMPLSMLQKSRLDFISFGVSGLSVELDDQIQSFVQTFQPTVLEFTSCNMRGEIPEFFSNLTSLEILILANNSLSGAIPYWLFNLPSLSVLDLSMNNFKGVIPPIIQMKSSRFTTLVNLARNKLQGPIPTQLENVNVIDLSFNNFAGSIPTQMGEVHGIRSISLSGNRIHGPIPESFCQTTNVLQVLDLSNNSLSGNIRRSFGNCKSLIYLSLGKNKLSGSVPKELERVTSLRYLDLNGNEFEGSFPTVIEKFQDLEILNLAGNRFEGRIPKFIGEIHSLRILMLASNSFNESIPEEVMKLENLQYIGLSRNNLSGTIPQNLDGLKMMMKTQNQTTILGYVYSLKFTGAQLEIVTKGQTHFLVSVYSYNSGFDVSNNALTGKIPDKIGLLSGIPFLNLSHNHLTGVIPMTIDEMISLESLDLSYNQLTGEIPATLAPLDFLAYLNLSYNNLSGRIPKNPHFDALYQDRSAYIGNKYLCGAPDGMNCSNNGPSIISDTTDDGYDQEHVLFVLVIFSGFVTGIAGVFLLLHLINENWRSRYWRAVDRIVLKIVNSKL; from the coding sequence ATGAGCTTCAAGTCCATGTTGACTGATCCATCTAATCGATTATCATCATGGAAAGGTGAAGACTGTTGCATTTGGAAAGGGATCAAATGCTCGAGTGAAGGTCGTGTTGTTGTTATTAATCTTCGGAATGTTAATCCAGAGGAAGTTACAATCAATAGCAATAAGGAAGTTGTTTCAAGTTCTAACAACATATCTGATTTTTCCCTCAAAGGGACTATATCTCCTTTGTTATTTACTCTTGATGATCTGCAATATCTCGACTTGAGTTTCAACAACTTCATGTATTCAAAGTTACCTGTTGAGATATCAAACTTAACAAAGTTGACATATCTCAATCTGTCAAATGCTATGTTTCAAGATTCCATCACTACACAATTCTCAAACCTTACATCTCTTAGGTATCTTGATCTTTCGTGTGCTGATTCAGTACTCGATTTTTCTTCTATTACTATTAGATTGACGTTACCACCAAAGTTGGATTTTGACTCATTGTTATCTTTTATGAGCTATGGTTATTTGTCTAGTCCAAATCTAAGGTGGTTAGAAGGACTTCGTCGTCTTAGATATCTTGTATTGACTGGTGTTGATCTATCGAAGGCCTCGGAATCATTTCATTGGGCTAAACCAATATCAGGTCTTTCAAATCTCATGTCACTTCAATTGTCTAGCTGCAACATTTCAGGAAGAGTTCCAATAGAACAATTGCTTAACCTTACTAGTCTTTCTACTCTAGATATGCGTTCTAACGTTCTAACATCCACGATACCTGATATGATATCGAATCTCACAACCCTCTCAGTTGTTAATTTTCGTGGCAACAATTTAGATGGTCATATCCCTTACCTTCCTCAACTCGAAAGACTTTCTATTTCTAGCAATCCTGCTATGACCATAGATCTTGTTTCAATGTTTTCAGCCCCATGGCCAAAGTTGACACTTCTTGACATAAGCTTCACTCGGGTAGTTGGACCGATTCCTCCTTCTTTAAGCAACTCAACATTATTATCCTATTTCCGAGCTGATGGATGCTCGATCCAAGGGTCGATACCTTCTTCCATTACAAAACTTCAGAAATTAAGTATCTTGATGCTCAATAACAATGATATCACAGGTCAACTTCCTGTTTCCATGTCCAGTTTAGTAAGCCTTCAATACTTATCTTTGTTCCAGAATAGATTAcaaggttatattccaaattcCATTTGTCAAATCCCCTCCCTGGAGTACCTGAATTTACAATGGAACGATCTAACAGGACGTCTTCCCTCGTGCATACTTCAGCTTCCTAAGCTTTCACTTCTTTATGTTCAGATGAATAACCTTAATGGTAATATGCCACTGTCAATGCTCCAGAAGTCTAGATTGGACTTTATCAGTTTCGGAGTTAGTGGATTGTCCGTGGAACTCGATGATCAAATTCAATCCTTTGTACAAACTTTCCAGCCCACAGTTTTGGAATTTACATCTTGCAACATGAGAGGAGAAATCCCGGAGTTCTTTTCAAATCTGACGAGCCTCGAGATTTTGATTTTGGCTAATAACAGTCTATCAGGAGCCATACCATACTGGTTGTTCAATCTCCCATCCCTCTCTGTACTAGATTTGTCAATGAATAATTTCAAGGGAGTTATACCTCCAATTATTCAGATGAAATCTTCTCGTTTTACAACACTAGTAAATTTAGCCAGAAACAAACTTCAAGGTCCTATCCCTACTCAGCTCGAGAATGTTAATGTCATCGATTTGTCATTTAACAATTTCGCAGGCTCAATTCCAACACAGATGGGAGAAGTTCATGGTATCAGGTCCATATCATTATCAGGAAACAGAATTCATGGTCCAATACCTGAATCATTTTGCCAAACGACTAACGTTCTCCAGGTTCTTGATCTCTCTAATAACAGCTTGTCAGGCAACATTCGACGTAGTTTTGGGAACTGCAAATCTCTCATTTACCTTAGTCTTGGAAAAAACAAGCTCAGTGGAAGTGTTCCGAAAGAACTTGAACGTGTTACAAGCCTTCGTTACCTTGACCTGAATGGAAATGAGTTTGAAGGTTCTTTTCCAACAGTGATTGAAAAGTTTCAAGATTTGGAGATTCTGAACTTGGCAGGTAATAGATTTGAAGGAAGGATACCAAAGTTCATCGGTGAGATACACAGCCTCCGTATACTCATGCTTGCATCAAACTCTTTCAATGAGTCTATACCGGAAGAGGTAATGAAGTTGGAAAATCTACAATATATTGGTTTGTCCAGGAACAATCTGTCCGGTACCATTCCCCAGAATCTTGATGGCTTGAAAATGATGATGAAAACACAAAACCAAACAACCATCTTAGGTTACGTTTACTCCCTCAAGTTCACTGGTGCTCAGCTAGAAATTGTCACCAAAGGACAGACACATTTTCTTGTGTCAGTGTATTCCTACAACAGTGGATTCGACGTCTCAAACAATGCTCTTACTGGTAAAATTCCTGACAAAATTGGACTTTTAAGTGGAATACCATTCCTGAATCTCTCACATAATCATCTTACCGGGGTTATCCCAATGACTATTGATGAAATGATTTCTCTCGAGTCGTTGGATCTCAGCTATAACCAATTAACAGGTGAAATTCCAGCGACATTGGCACCCTTGGATTTTCTTGCATATCTCAACTTGTCTTATAACAATTTGAGTGGACGGATTCCAAAAAATCCACATTTTGACGCTTTGTATCAAGACAGATCAGCATATATCGGAAACAAATACTTATGTGGTGCTCCTGATGGGATGAACTGCAGTAACAATGGTCCCTCTATCATCAGTGACACTACAGATGACGGATACGATCAAGAACATGTCctgtttgttttagttatattCTCGGGATTTGTAACTGGAATTGCTGGTGTATTTCTGCTGTTACATTTGATAAATGAGAATTGGAGGAGCAGGTACTGGAGGGCAGTAGACAGAATTGTGTTGAAAATAGTGAACAGTAAACTATGA